The genomic stretch GCTTGACCGCCGCTTAACTGATGGGGATAGCGGTTGTATTCCCGCTCTGTGAGCCCCAGTTGCCCTAACGCCTGGGCCGCCTTTTGCAAGGATTCGTTTCTATTGATTTTTTTACGACAGATCAAGGGCTCAGCCACCTGTTCAATCACTCGATGCACCGGATTGAGATTGGCTGTGCCGTTTTGAAAAGCCATAGCTATTTTGAACCAACGTAGACAATTCACCGCCTTTTGATCCTTATAATCAATTTCTTCGCCGTCCAGGCTGATCTTGCCCAGGATTACTGTCTCCTTGGGCAGTAGGCCTAAACAGGCCAAGGCCAGAGTTGACTTGCCGGAACCGGATTCACCGACCAGGGCTGTGCAGGTTCCGGGCTTGACCTCCAGGTCAATATCCTCCAAGGCCTGAAGCAAACCGTGCTTCGTCTGATACAGGATCGACAGGCCGTTTATGCGTAGGGTCATACTGCTGATTCTCCAAAGTTTTCTCGCAAACGGGGGTCCAGCATTTTTTCCAAACTGATCACTATGAAGGTGACGGTCATGATCAGTAGAGACAGGCAGAGCACCGGCGGCAGGAGCCAGTTCCACCAGACATCCAAGTAATAGTATTTAAGCGCATAATGGATCATCATGCCCAGGGATTTTCGGCCCGGATCAATCAGCCCCATAAAGGCCAAGGATGCCTCCATGAACATGGCCATCCTGCACTTGCCGGAAAAACCGATGAGGTAAAGCGGAAACAGTTCCGGGAGCAGATGGCGGAAGATGATATAGCTGTTACCGGCTCCCATCTGGACAGCGGCCCGGACATGCGGGCTTTCTCGGACAATTAGGGTTTGCGCCCGGATGGCCTTGCTGATTGTCGGCCAGATAAGCAGGGCCAGAATAACGGCCAGTGTCAGGGGCGGCGGTTGAAACAGGGCTGAAATCAGAATCAGCACCATGATGGCGGGAACAGCCAGCAGCACATCAGCCAGCCGCATGAAGAGCATGTCAATGATGCCGCCGAACCAGCCCGCAGTCAGTCCGATAAGCACACCTATGCAGAGTGACACAGCGGCACAGGTCAGACCGAAGAGCACGGTGTTGCGAACCGCACAAATCAGGCCCGCAAGAATATCCTGGCCGCAGTCGTTGACCCCTAAAGGATGGACGGCGCAGGGCGAAGAAAGCGGCGTGAATTCCATAGCTGAGGGATCATGTGGACATATTGCCGAGCCGAAGATTGAGGCTGTGGCAAAGAAAAAAAACAGGATGCCGCCCGTGAGCAGCCAAGGATCGCGGAGCATCTTTTTTTTAGCGTTGATATGCATCCTGCACTCGCGGATCAAGAGAGGCGTAAACAAGTTCCAGCAGCATGATCATAGCCAGCACCATGATAGAGGAAATAAGGACAATCGCCTGGATTACCGGAAGATCCCGGAGCCGGATGGCGTTGAACAGCAGGGTGCCCAGGCCAGGATAGGCATGAATCCGTTCCACGACAAAGGCACCCGTGACCGTGAAGGCTAAACGCAGGCCAAAGCGGGTCACTAAGGGGAGCAGAGCGTTGCGGGCCGCATGGGCGTAGCGAATCCGCAGGCCGGAAAGCCCCTTGGCTTGCGCGGTTTTTATGTACGGCTGGCTGATCACCATGATCATACTGGTTCTGGTCAGGAGAAAATTTCCAGGAAAATACGCGATGACCAAGGAAGCCAAGGGCAGGGTTAAATGATGGCCCACATCCAGTAACCATTCCTGAAAAGAAAGCTCGGCATAGGCGGTTTCCGCACCGGCGGCGGGAAACCAACCTAAATAGAGGGAAAATACAGCCAGCAGAATGACCCCAGTGCAGATCTCAGGAAGACCCTCCATAATGGTGCCGCAGCTGACCAGGGAGCGTTCAAAGCGGCTATTCCGGCGGAAGGCGGCCTCAACTCCGGCGATAAAACCAGTCAGGGCCGCAAGGATATTGGCCGAAACCAACAGAAGCAAGGTCCAAGGCAGAGCATCAAAAAAGAGCTCGGAAACCGGAGTCAGGAAGGCGTAGGAATTGCCCCAATCAAGGCGGATGAGTTTGATCAGGTATTTGGCAAATCCAGTGTCTTGGCTATAATAGGCCCGGAGTTCGGATTCCTGGGCCGCAGTCAGGGTCACATCCTCGGAAGTTGAGTACATGGCCGTGACAAAATCACCGGGTAAGAGAGAGGGTAGGAGATAACTCAGCCAAATCATCAGCAGG from Candidatus Electrothrix communis encodes the following:
- a CDS encoding ABC transporter permease — translated: MHINAKKKMLRDPWLLTGGILFFFFATASIFGSAICPHDPSAMEFTPLSSPCAVHPLGVNDCGQDILAGLICAVRNTVLFGLTCAAVSLCIGVLIGLTAGWFGGIIDMLFMRLADVLLAVPAIMVLILISALFQPPPLTLAVILALLIWPTISKAIRAQTLIVRESPHVRAAVQMGAGNSYIIFRHLLPELFPLYLIGFSGKCRMAMFMEASLAFMGLIDPGRKSLGMMIHYALKYYYLDVWWNWLLPPVLCLSLLIMTVTFIVISLEKMLDPRLRENFGESAV
- a CDS encoding ABC transporter permease, producing MMLSSRRFTKKRISLLFAYSLSALLMIWLSYLLPSLLPGDFVTAMYSTSEDVTLTAAQESELRAYYSQDTGFAKYLIKLIRLDWGNSYAFLTPVSELFFDALPWTLLLLVSANILAALTGFIAGVEAAFRRNSRFERSLVSCGTIMEGLPEICTGVILLAVFSLYLGWFPAAGAETAYAELSFQEWLLDVGHHLTLPLASLVIAYFPGNFLLTRTSMIMVISQPYIKTAQAKGLSGLRIRYAHAARNALLPLVTRFGLRLAFTVTGAFVVERIHAYPGLGTLLFNAIRLRDLPVIQAIVLISSIMVLAMIMLLELVYASLDPRVQDAYQR